AACGACGACGACGACTTCGGAATATTCTGCGGATCGGACAGCCCCGGCAAAAACACCTCCTCCAACCGCTTCGCCAGCCCAATCACCGGTTGATCTTCAATCCCCAACGCTTTCAACGCCTCAACCACGCTCGAAAGTTGACCCTTGCCCCCATCGACCAGCAACAAATCCGGAAACTTCTTGCCCTCCTCCATCAGCCGCTTAAACCGCCGCGTCACCACCTGCTGCATCATCGCAAAATCATTGGGCCCCTCCAACCCCGTAATTTTAAAATGCCGGTACTCGCGCTTCCGCGCCCTGCCATCCACAAAACACACCAGCGACGCCACCGGATCCGACCCCTGAATATTTGAAATATCCACCGCCTCAATCCACCGCGGCGGCTTCTCCAGATGCAAATCGCGCTGAAGTGCCTGCACCGATGTCGGCGCTTGCGACCTGCGATTCTCGCGCTTCAACCGCCGCTCCGTCAACAACAACCGCGCATTATTCTCCGCCATCTTAATCAACCGAAACTTATCCCCCCGCTGGGGCACGCGCATCTCAACCCCACCCTCTGAACGCGCTGTAAGCCAATCGAGCACCGTCTCTCGATCCTCGATATCACACGGCAGGCACACCTCACGCGGCACAAACGTAGCCGTCGTGTAAAACAACTGCACAAATTTTGAAACCACCTCCTCCTCAGACGCATCGAGCACCCCCCCGATAAAATAATTCTGCCGCCCGATCAACCGCCCATCGCGCACCTCCATCACCACCCCGCAAGCCTCGTCATCTTCCCGCGCAACCGCAATCGCATCCCAATCCGCCAAATCATTGGACACCACCTTTTGCCGGCTCGAAGCCTGCTCCAGCGCCTGAATGCGATCCCGATAAATCGCCGCCTCCTCGAACTTCAGCGCCTCTGCCGCCCGCTTCATCCGCTCGACAAGCGTCGCCATAACCTGCGTATGCCGCCCCGTCAAAAACAACACCGCCTCATCCACAATCTTCTGATACGCCTCCGCCACAATCAACCCCTCGCACGGACCATCGCACCGCTTGATCTCGTAATCCAGACACAACCGCACATTGGACTTTGGCAAATCGTAATCACAACTCCGAATCCGAAACAACCGGTGCATCGTCTCCACCATCCGC
This portion of the Gemmatimonadota bacterium genome encodes:
- the uvrC gene encoding excinuclease ABC subunit UvrC produces the protein MSEHIDGVVALMPREPGVYIMKGDEGQIIYIGKAKVLRSRVQQYFRPNAHDGRRQFRALVRNVRDLEYIVTDTELEALILEANLIKAHKPRYNISLKDDKKYPYIRITKEAFPRVVVTRDVVKDGSRYLGPYTDVRAMRRMVETMHRLFRIRSCDYDLPKSNVRLCLDYEIKRCDGPCEGLIVAEAYQKIVDEAVLFLTGRHTQVMATLVERMKRAAEALKFEEAAIYRDRIQALEQASSRQKVVSNDLADWDAIAVAREDDEACGVVMEVRDGRLIGRQNYFIGGVLDASEEEVVSKFVQLFYTTATFVPREVCLPCDIEDRETVLDWLTARSEGGVEMRVPQRGDKFRLIKMAENNARLLLTERRLKRENRRSQAPTSVQALQRDLHLEKPPRWIEAVDISNIQGSDPVASLVCFVDGRARKREYRHFKITGLEGPNDFAMMQQVVTRRFKRLMEEGKKFPDLLLVDGGKGQLSSVVEALKALGIEDQPVIGLAKRLEEVFLPGLSDPQNIPKSSSSLKLLQMLRDESHRFAIAYHRKLRDKRTLTSELDEIPGVGPSRRVALLKHFGSVKRIREAEVEEVAEVEGVGMRLAEVICEGLRKV